From a single Micromonospora carbonacea genomic region:
- the deoC gene encoding deoxyribose-phosphate aldolase: MTATATSARSDLSELGRSETALRTFLHGLPGVDQVGAEQRAAQLGTRSIKTTAKAQAIDLAIRMVDLTTLEGADTPGKVRALAAKALRPDPADPSCPHVGAVCVYPAMVPHVAEVLRGSGVHLASVATAFPSGQAPLEVKLADTRAAVAAGADEIDMVINRGAFLAGRYQEVYDEIKAVKEACGSADGGRQGRPAAHLKVILETGELATYDNVRRASWLAMLAGGDFIKTSTGKVPVAATLPVTLVMLEAVRDFRAATGRQVGVKPAGGIKTTKDAIKYLVLVNETVGGDWLDPDWFRFGASSLLNDLLMQRTKLTTGVYSGPDYFTLD, translated from the coding sequence ATGACGGCGACAGCGACGTCGGCCCGGTCGGATCTCTCCGAGCTGGGACGATCCGAGACCGCTCTGCGGACCTTCCTGCACGGCCTGCCGGGCGTGGACCAGGTCGGCGCGGAGCAGCGGGCGGCCCAGCTCGGCACCCGCTCCATCAAGACCACGGCCAAGGCCCAGGCGATCGACCTGGCCATCCGGATGGTCGACCTGACCACCCTCGAAGGGGCGGACACCCCCGGCAAGGTGCGGGCGCTCGCGGCCAAGGCGCTGCGCCCCGACCCGGCCGACCCGTCCTGCCCGCACGTCGGCGCGGTCTGCGTCTACCCCGCGATGGTGCCGCACGTGGCCGAGGTGCTGCGGGGCAGCGGCGTGCACCTGGCCAGCGTGGCGACCGCCTTCCCGTCGGGCCAGGCCCCGCTGGAGGTCAAGCTCGCCGACACCCGGGCGGCCGTGGCGGCCGGCGCGGACGAGATCGACATGGTGATCAACCGGGGCGCGTTCCTGGCCGGGCGCTACCAGGAGGTCTACGACGAGATCAAGGCGGTCAAGGAGGCCTGCGGCTCTGCCGATGGCGGTCGCCAGGGGCGACCGGCAGCCCACCTCAAGGTGATCCTGGAGACCGGCGAGCTGGCCACCTACGACAACGTGCGCCGGGCGTCCTGGCTGGCGATGCTGGCCGGCGGCGACTTCATCAAGACCTCCACGGGCAAGGTGCCGGTCGCGGCGACCCTGCCGGTGACCCTGGTGATGCTGGAGGCGGTCCGCGACTTCCGCGCCGCCACCGGGCGGCAGGTCGGCGTGAAGCCGGCCGGCGGGATCAAGACCACCAAGGACGCGATCAAGTACCTGGTCCTGGTCAACGAGACCGTCGGCGGCGACTGGCTGGACCCGGACTGGTTCCGGTTCGGCGCGTCCAGCCTGCTCAACGACCTGCTCATGCAGCGCACCAAGCTGACGACCGGCGTCTACTCCGGTCCCGACTACTTCACCCTGGACTGA
- a CDS encoding BlaI/MecI/CopY family transcriptional regulator produces the protein MTRLGDLERAVMDVLWDTVPGTSDGATVREVAEALDGRELAYTTVMTVLDRLAGKGMVRRQREGRAWRYQAAASREAHIAQLMLDALDLGGSRDAALVRFARSVTGTEAEVLRAALGAEAAAPPAERAGAGPLADRVDAPRADRAGQPALADEATDR, from the coding sequence GTGACGCGGCTGGGTGATCTTGAGCGGGCGGTGATGGACGTGCTGTGGGACACCGTCCCGGGCACGTCGGACGGGGCGACCGTGCGCGAGGTCGCCGAGGCCCTCGACGGCCGCGAGCTGGCGTACACCACGGTGATGACCGTGCTGGACCGGCTCGCCGGCAAGGGCATGGTGCGCCGCCAGCGGGAGGGGCGGGCCTGGCGCTACCAGGCCGCGGCCAGCCGCGAGGCGCACATCGCCCAGCTCATGCTCGACGCCCTGGACCTCGGCGGCAGCCGGGACGCCGCGCTGGTGCGCTTCGCCCGGTCGGTGACCGGCACCGAGGCCGAGGTGCTGCGCGCCGCCCTCGGCGCCGAGGCGGCCGCCCCGCCGGCCGAGCGCGCCGGGGCGGGACCGCTGGCCGACCGGGTCGACGCCCCCCGGGCCGACCGAGCCGGGCAGCCCGCCCTCGCCGACGAGGCGACGGACCGGTAG
- the cydC gene encoding thiol reductant ABC exporter subunit CydC, translating into MSTGGEARAAERAVLRLARPYLGRLVGAGLLAAATEFAGLALMATATWLLMSAAGRPPLDRLTVAIVAVRALAISRGVFRYTERLAGHDAVLRMITDVRAGVFAALAARRDAARQRTGDALSRLVSDVEAVQDLLLRVLVPGAAAATVGVLAVAGAAVVSLPAAGVLALGLLVAGVALPLAATALTRHAADQVAPLRGALATDAVDLTHGAADLAAFGATGHALAAADDRARRLARLERRLAATGFAVDAAGVLIAGATAGAVVVTALRGGVGGVLVGVLAVGSLAAVEVALALVGAARQRTQLRAGLVRVAALLTAPETGGAGGAGTGGTGATAGGAGTGGSGARTGDGGAAPAAGATATAVGPAPHDVRFDEVTVRYRAGAAPALDRFTLDLPAGRRIAVVGPSGAGKSTLAAVLTGTVHPAEGRVTLDGADLSAYPEEEVPRAVGGLLAEAYVFHATVRENLLLGRPAADEAALTAATRAAGLLDWVRAQPAGWDTVVGEEGGQLSGGQRQRLALARALLAAPGVLVLDEPTEGLDPAAADAVLASALAATPAGHSVLLISHRLSGLAGLDEIVVLDAGRVVQRGRHDELVAAPGWYRDQWLLQEAAERGYLALTPRP; encoded by the coding sequence ATGAGCACCGGCGGGGAGGCCCGGGCCGCCGAGCGGGCCGTGCTGCGGCTGGCCCGGCCGTACCTGGGCCGGCTGGTCGGCGCGGGGCTGCTCGCCGCCGCCACCGAGTTCGCCGGGTTGGCCCTGATGGCCACCGCCACCTGGCTGCTGATGAGCGCCGCCGGCCGGCCGCCGCTGGACCGGCTCACCGTGGCCATCGTCGCGGTGCGGGCGCTGGCGATCAGCCGGGGCGTGTTCCGCTACACCGAGCGACTCGCCGGCCACGACGCCGTGCTGCGGATGATCACCGACGTCCGGGCCGGGGTCTTCGCCGCCCTGGCCGCCCGGCGCGACGCCGCCCGGCAACGCACCGGGGACGCGCTGAGCCGGCTCGTGTCCGACGTGGAGGCCGTGCAGGACCTGCTGCTGCGGGTGCTCGTCCCGGGGGCCGCCGCCGCGACGGTCGGCGTGCTGGCCGTGGCCGGGGCCGCCGTCGTGTCGCTCCCCGCCGCCGGGGTGCTGGCGCTGGGCCTGCTCGTCGCCGGGGTGGCCCTGCCGCTCGCGGCCACCGCGCTGACCCGGCACGCCGCCGACCAGGTGGCTCCGCTGCGCGGCGCGCTCGCCACGGACGCCGTGGACCTCACCCACGGCGCGGCCGACCTGGCCGCGTTCGGGGCGACCGGGCACGCGCTGGCCGCCGCCGACGACCGGGCCCGCCGGCTGGCCCGGCTGGAACGGCGGCTCGCCGCGACCGGCTTCGCCGTGGACGCCGCCGGGGTGCTGATCGCCGGGGCGACCGCCGGCGCGGTGGTGGTCACCGCGCTGCGCGGCGGCGTCGGCGGGGTGCTGGTCGGCGTGCTCGCGGTGGGTTCGCTGGCCGCCGTCGAGGTGGCGCTCGCACTGGTCGGGGCCGCCCGGCAGCGCACCCAGCTGCGGGCCGGCCTGGTCCGGGTGGCCGCCCTGCTGACCGCCCCGGAGACCGGCGGAGCCGGCGGTGCGGGCACCGGCGGGACCGGAGCCACGGCCGGCGGAGCGGGCACCGGCGGGAGCGGGGCCCGCACCGGGGACGGCGGGGCCGCTCCGGCCGCCGGTGCCACCGCCACCGCCGTCGGCCCGGCCCCGCACGACGTGCGCTTCGACGAGGTCACCGTGCGGTACCGGGCCGGTGCCGCCCCGGCCCTCGACCGGTTCACCCTCGACCTGCCGGCCGGCCGCCGGATCGCCGTGGTCGGGCCGAGCGGCGCCGGCAAGAGCACCCTCGCCGCCGTCCTCACCGGCACGGTGCACCCGGCGGAGGGCCGGGTCACCCTCGACGGGGCCGACCTGTCGGCGTACCCGGAAGAGGAGGTGCCCCGGGCCGTCGGCGGCCTGCTCGCCGAGGCGTACGTCTTCCACGCCACGGTCCGGGAGAACCTGCTGCTCGGTCGGCCCGCCGCCGACGAGGCGGCGCTGACCGCCGCGACCCGGGCGGCCGGGCTGCTGGACTGGGTACGCGCCCAACCGGCCGGCTGGGACACGGTGGTCGGCGAGGAGGGCGGTCAGCTCTCCGGCGGCCAGCGGCAGCGTCTCGCGCTGGCCCGGGCGCTGCTCGCCGCGCCCGGGGTGCTGGTGCTCGACGAGCCGACCGAAGGGCTCGACCCGGCCGCCGCCGACGCGGTGCTCGCCTCGGCGCTCGCGGCGACCCCCGCCGGGCACTCGGTGCTGCTGATCAGCCACCGGCTCAGCGGGCTCGCCGGCCTCGACGAGATCGTGGTGCTCGACGCCGGCCGGGTGGTCCAGCGCGGCCGGCACGACGAGCTGGTCGCCGCGCCGGGCTGGTACCGGGACCAGTGGCTGCTCCAGGAGGCGGCCGAGCGCGGTTACCTGGCGCTGACGCCCCGCCCCTGA
- a CDS encoding M56 family metallopeptidase, with translation MAYAVHFAGAVLACYLTAQVLAASTWTWRAPRVAIVCWQAVGLALGLSAMGLPMALGVAPYDRPTGGALLALADDLAHGTLPAGLGAVHLGLVGVGFGIGAVLLATTVRSVHATVRAQRRHRDLLALVARRDPEVPGALVLDHPGAAAYCLPGVRPRVVVSAGALSMLDRAELAAVLTHERAHAQERHDLVLLPFTALCRALPWFRWVRDAHERVALLVEMRADDKAREVHAEAPLAGALRRFAAAGHRITPAGTLGLGDRDLDVRVQRLLVADRPPRLLGAAALTVAANLVALPVSLFLS, from the coding sequence ATGGCGTACGCCGTGCACTTCGCCGGGGCGGTCCTGGCCTGCTACCTGACGGCGCAGGTCCTGGCGGCGTCGACCTGGACGTGGCGGGCCCCCCGGGTGGCGATCGTCTGCTGGCAGGCGGTCGGGCTGGCGCTGGGGCTCTCCGCGATGGGCCTGCCGATGGCGCTCGGCGTGGCCCCGTACGACCGGCCCACCGGAGGCGCGCTGCTCGCCCTGGCCGACGACCTGGCCCACGGCACCCTGCCGGCCGGGCTCGGCGCGGTCCACCTCGGCCTCGTCGGGGTCGGCTTCGGCATCGGGGCGGTGCTGCTCGCCACGACGGTACGCAGCGTGCACGCCACCGTCCGGGCCCAGCGGCGGCACCGGGACCTGCTCGCCCTGGTGGCCCGGCGGGACCCGGAGGTGCCCGGGGCGCTGGTACTGGACCACCCGGGCGCGGCGGCCTACTGCCTGCCGGGCGTGCGGCCCCGGGTGGTGGTCAGCGCCGGGGCGCTGAGCATGCTCGACCGGGCCGAGTTGGCGGCGGTGCTGACCCACGAGCGGGCGCACGCGCAGGAGCGGCACGACCTCGTGCTGCTGCCGTTCACCGCGCTGTGCCGGGCGCTGCCCTGGTTCCGCTGGGTGCGCGACGCGCACGAGCGGGTCGCGCTGCTGGTCGAGATGCGCGCCGACGACAAGGCCCGCGAGGTGCACGCCGAGGCGCCCCTGGCGGGGGCGCTGCGCCGGTTCGCGGCGGCCGGCCACCGGATCACCCCGGCCGGCACGCTCGGGCTCGGCGACCGGGACCTGGACGTACGCGTCCAGCGGCTGCTGGTCGCCGACCGGCCACCCCGGCTGCTCGGGGCCGCCGCGCTGACCGTGGCGGCCAACCTGGTCGCGCTGCCGGTCTCCCTCTTCCTGAGCTGA
- a CDS encoding aldehyde dehydrogenase family protein yields MFEYAPAPESRAIVDLRPSYGLFIDGEFVAGEDLHKTVNPATEEVLAEVVWAGGAEVDRAVRAARTAYEKVWGPMPGRDRAKYLFRIARLIQERSRELAVLESLDNGKPIRESRDVDLPLVAAHFFYYAGWADKLSHAGFGPDPKALGVAAQVIPWNFPLLMLAWKIAPALAAGNTVVLKPAETTPLTALLFAEICQQADLPAGVVNIVTGAGDTGRALVEHPGVDKVAFTGSTEVGKAIARSVAGTRKKVTLELGGKAANIVFDDAPVDQAVEGIVNGIFFNQGHVCCAGSRLLVQESVAEQVLESLKRRMALLRVGDPLDKNTDIGAINSAEQLARIRELSDAGAAEGAQRWSPPCELPERGFWFAPTIFTGVTQAHRVAREEIFGPVLSVLTFRTPAEAVEKANNTPYGLSAGIWTDKGSRILWLADRLRAGVVWANTFNKFDPTSPFGGYKESGYGREGGRHGLEGYLDV; encoded by the coding sequence ATCTTCGAATACGCCCCCGCGCCCGAGTCGCGCGCGATCGTCGACCTCAGGCCGTCCTACGGCCTGTTCATCGACGGCGAGTTCGTCGCCGGCGAGGACCTCCACAAGACGGTCAACCCGGCCACCGAGGAGGTGCTCGCCGAGGTCGTCTGGGCCGGCGGGGCCGAGGTGGACCGCGCGGTCCGCGCCGCCCGCACCGCGTACGAGAAGGTGTGGGGCCCGATGCCGGGCCGGGACCGGGCCAAGTACCTGTTCCGGATCGCCCGGCTCATCCAGGAGCGCTCCCGCGAGCTGGCCGTGCTGGAGTCCCTCGACAACGGCAAGCCGATCCGGGAGTCCCGGGACGTCGACCTGCCGCTGGTCGCCGCGCACTTCTTCTACTACGCGGGCTGGGCCGACAAGCTGTCCCACGCCGGGTTCGGCCCCGACCCGAAGGCGCTGGGCGTGGCCGCGCAGGTCATCCCGTGGAACTTCCCGCTGCTCATGCTGGCCTGGAAGATCGCCCCGGCGCTGGCCGCCGGCAACACGGTGGTGCTGAAGCCGGCGGAGACCACCCCGCTGACCGCGCTGCTGTTCGCCGAGATCTGCCAGCAGGCCGACCTGCCGGCCGGCGTGGTCAACATCGTCACCGGCGCGGGCGACACCGGCCGGGCGCTGGTGGAGCACCCGGGCGTGGACAAGGTCGCGTTCACCGGCTCGACCGAGGTGGGCAAGGCCATCGCCCGGTCCGTCGCGGGCACCCGCAAGAAGGTGACCCTGGAGCTGGGCGGCAAGGCCGCGAACATCGTCTTCGACGACGCGCCGGTCGACCAGGCGGTCGAGGGGATCGTCAACGGCATCTTCTTCAACCAGGGGCACGTGTGCTGCGCCGGGTCGCGGCTGCTGGTGCAGGAGTCGGTCGCCGAGCAGGTGCTGGAGTCGCTGAAGCGCCGGATGGCGCTGCTGCGGGTCGGCGACCCGCTGGACAAGAACACCGACATCGGCGCGATCAACTCGGCCGAGCAGCTCGCCCGCATCCGCGAGCTGTCCGACGCGGGCGCGGCCGAGGGGGCGCAGCGCTGGTCGCCGCCGTGCGAGCTGCCCGAGCGCGGGTTCTGGTTCGCGCCGACGATCTTCACGGGGGTCACCCAGGCGCACCGGGTCGCCCGGGAGGAGATCTTCGGCCCGGTGCTGTCCGTGCTGACGTTCCGCACCCCGGCCGAGGCCGTCGAGAAGGCCAACAACACGCCGTACGGGCTGTCGGCCGGGATCTGGACCGACAAGGGTTCCCGGATCCTGTGGCTGGCCGACCGGCTGCGCGCCGGGGTGGTGTGGGCCAACACGTTCAACAAGTTCGACCCGACCTCGCCGTTCGGGGGCTACAAGGAGTCGGGCTACGGTCGCGAGGGCGGCCGGCACGGGCTGGAGGGGTACCTCGATGTCTGA
- a CDS encoding aldehyde dehydrogenase family protein produces MSERVAVRKTYKLFIGGKFPRSESGRSYLVQDSNVSLASRKDARDAVVAARAAVQGWAGATAYNRGQILYRVAEMLEGRREQFVALGVPGDEVDAAIDRWVWYAGWADKLPQVYGGANPVAGPYFNLSAPEPTGVVAVVAPAAPALLGLVSVIAPAIVTGNTVVAAASPTEPLAAVTLAEVLATSDLPGGVVNVLTGALTETVPTLAAHMDVNAIDLTGVADAALAAELEVKAAENLKRVLRPAAADHDWHADPGVTRMTALLETKTVWHPKGV; encoded by the coding sequence ATGTCTGAGCGGGTCGCGGTGCGCAAGACGTACAAGCTCTTCATCGGCGGGAAGTTCCCGCGCAGCGAGTCGGGACGGTCGTATCTCGTGCAGGACTCCAACGTGTCGCTGGCCTCCCGCAAGGACGCCCGGGACGCCGTCGTCGCCGCCCGCGCCGCCGTGCAGGGGTGGGCCGGGGCGACCGCGTACAACCGGGGTCAGATCCTCTACCGGGTCGCCGAGATGCTGGAGGGCCGCCGCGAGCAGTTCGTGGCCCTGGGCGTGCCGGGCGACGAGGTCGACGCGGCGATCGACCGCTGGGTCTGGTACGCGGGCTGGGCCGACAAGCTCCCCCAGGTCTACGGCGGCGCGAACCCGGTCGCCGGGCCGTACTTCAACCTGTCCGCGCCCGAGCCGACGGGCGTGGTGGCCGTGGTGGCCCCGGCGGCCCCGGCGCTGCTCGGCCTGGTCAGCGTGATCGCCCCGGCGATCGTCACCGGCAACACGGTGGTGGCGGCGGCCTCCCCGACCGAGCCGCTGGCGGCGGTGACCCTGGCCGAGGTGCTGGCCACCTCCGACCTGCCGGGCGGGGTGGTGAACGTCCTCACCGGCGCGCTCACCGAGACCGTGCCGACGCTGGCCGCGCACATGGACGTCAACGCGATCGACCTGACCGGGGTGGCCGACGCGGCGCTCGCCGCCGAGCTGGAGGTCAAGGCGGCGGAGAACCTGAAGCGGGTGCTCCGGCCGGCCGCGGCCGACCACGACTGGCACGCCGACCCGGGCGTCACGCGGATGACGGCGCTGCTGGAGACGAAGACGGTGTGGCATCCCAAGGGGGTCTAG